Proteins from a single region of Meriones unguiculatus strain TT.TT164.6M chromosome 21, Bangor_MerUng_6.1, whole genome shotgun sequence:
- the Irf5 gene encoding interferon regulatory factor 5 isoform X2 yields MNQPAPAMPAPPRRVRLKPWLVAQVNSCQYPGLQWVNGERRLFYIPWRHATRHGPGQDGDNTIFKAWAKETGKYTEGVDEADPAKWKANLRCALNKSRDFRLFYDGPRDMPPQPYKIYEVCSSGPAPSESQPTDECILGEEEEEEEEELQRMLPGLSITEPVLPGPPLAPYSLPEEDIKWPPALQPSVGLGPPAPDPNLVVPPCGNPAGFRQLLPADLEPGPLAPSLAPTEQLLPDLLTSPHMLPLTDLEIKFQYRGRPPRALTISNPQGCRLFYSQLEATQEQVELFGPVSLEQVRFPSPEEIPSEKQRFYTNQLLDVLDRGLILQLQGQDLYAIRLCQCKVFWSGPCAVTNGSCPNPIQREVKTKLFSLEQFLNELILFQKGQTNSPPPFEIFFCFGEEWPDLKPREKKLITVQVVPVAARLLLEMFAGELSWSADSIRLQISNPDLKDHMVQQKEVHQETSSPPTTSDRLQPSLKTVLFLPHAPHRDSLGCLEG; encoded by the exons ATGAACCAGCCGGCCCCAGCGATGCCCGCCCCACCCCGGCGCGTGAGGCTGAAGCCCTGGTTGGTGGCCCAGGTGAACAGCTGCCAGTACCCGGGGCTCCAGTGGGTCAACGGGGAAAGGAGGCTCTTCTACATACCCTGGCGCCACGCCACACGGCACGGCCCTGGCCAGGACGGAGACAACACCATCTTCAAG GCCTGGGCTAAAGAGACGGGCAAGTACACGGAGGGGGTGGACGAGGCCGACCCAGCCAAGTGGAAGGCCAACCTGCGCTGCGCCCTTAACAAAAGCCGCGACTTCCGCCTGTTCTACGACGGCCCCCGAGACATGCCGCCGCAGCCCTACAAGATCTACGAGGTCTGCTCCAGTGGGCCTGCCCCCTCAG AGTCCCAGCCCACTGATGAATGCAttctgggagaagaggaagaggaggaagaggaagag ctccagagaatgTTACCAGGCCTGAGCATcacag AACCTGTGCTGCCCGGACCTCCCCTAGCACCCTATTCCTTGCCCGAGGAAGACATCAAGTGGCCACCTGCTCTCCAGCCGTCGGTAGGGCTGGGCCCCCCTGCCCCAGATCCCAATCTCGTGGTCCCTCCCTGTGGAAATCCTGCTGGCTTCAGGCAGCTTCTTCCTGCCGACCTGGAGCCTGGACCTCTGGCCCCCAGCCTGGCCCCCACAGAACAACTCCTGCCTGACCTGCTGACCAGTCCGCACATGCTGCCTT TGACTGACTTAGAGATCAAGTTCCAGTACCGGGGGCGCCCGCCCCGTGCTCTCACCATCAGCAACCCTCAAGGCTGTAGGCTCTTCTACAGCCAGCTGGAGGCTACCCAGGAGCAGGTGGAGCTCTTCGGGCCCGTGAGCCTGGAGCAGGTGCGCTTCCCTAGTCCAGAGGAGATCCCCAGCGAGAAGCAGCGCTTCTATACAAACCAGCTGCTGGACGTCCTGGACCGTGGGCTCATCCTCCAGCTGCAGGGCCAGGACCTGTACGCCATCCGTCTGTGCCAGTGTAAGGTGTTCTGGAGTGGGCCCTGCGCCGTAACCAATGGCTCATGCCCCAACCCCATCCAGAGGGAAGTCAAGACCAAGCTCTTTAGCCTAGAGCAGTTTCTCAATG AACTCATCCTGTTCCAGAAGGGCCAGACCAACAGCCCGCCTCCTTTTGAGATCTTCTTTTGCTTTGGAGAGGAGTGGCCTGACCTCAAGCCCCGAGAGAAGAAGCTTATCACCGTGCAG GTGGTACCTGTCGCAGCCCGGTTGCTGCTGGAGATGTTCGCAGGGGAGCTTTCTTGGTCTGCAGACAGCATCCGCCTGCAGATCTCGAACCCGGATCTCAAGGACCACATGGTGCAGCA AAAAGAAGTTCACCAGGAAACTAGTTCCCCTCCCACCACATCGGACAGGCTGCAGCCATCCTTAAAAACCGTGCTGTTTCTCCCTCACGCCCCACACAGGGACTCCTTAGGGTGCCTCGAAGGTTGA
- the Irf5 gene encoding interferon regulatory factor 5 isoform X1, which yields MNQPAPAMPAPPRRVRLKPWLVAQVNSCQYPGLQWVNGERRLFYIPWRHATRHGPGQDGDNTIFKAWAKETGKYTEGVDEADPAKWKANLRCALNKSRDFRLFYDGPRDMPPQPYKIYEVCSSGPAPSESQPTDECILGEEEEEEEEELQRMLPGLSITEPVLPGPPLAPYSLPEEDIKWPPALQPSVGLGPPAPDPNLVVPPCGNPAGFRQLLPADLEPGPLAPSLAPTEQLLPDLLTSPHMLPLTDLEIKFQYRGRPPRALTISNPQGCRLFYSQLEATQEQVELFGPVSLEQVRFPSPEEIPSEKQRFYTNQLLDVLDRGLILQLQGQDLYAIRLCQCKVFWSGPCAVTNGSCPNPIQREVKTKLFSLEQFLNELILFQKGQTNSPPPFEIFFCFGEEWPDLKPREKKLITVQVVPVAARLLLEMFAGELSWSADSIRLQISNPDLKDHMVQQFKELHHIWQSQQRLQPMAQVPPVAGLDAGQGPWPMHPAGMQ from the exons ATGAACCAGCCGGCCCCAGCGATGCCCGCCCCACCCCGGCGCGTGAGGCTGAAGCCCTGGTTGGTGGCCCAGGTGAACAGCTGCCAGTACCCGGGGCTCCAGTGGGTCAACGGGGAAAGGAGGCTCTTCTACATACCCTGGCGCCACGCCACACGGCACGGCCCTGGCCAGGACGGAGACAACACCATCTTCAAG GCCTGGGCTAAAGAGACGGGCAAGTACACGGAGGGGGTGGACGAGGCCGACCCAGCCAAGTGGAAGGCCAACCTGCGCTGCGCCCTTAACAAAAGCCGCGACTTCCGCCTGTTCTACGACGGCCCCCGAGACATGCCGCCGCAGCCCTACAAGATCTACGAGGTCTGCTCCAGTGGGCCTGCCCCCTCAG AGTCCCAGCCCACTGATGAATGCAttctgggagaagaggaagaggaggaagaggaagag ctccagagaatgTTACCAGGCCTGAGCATcacag AACCTGTGCTGCCCGGACCTCCCCTAGCACCCTATTCCTTGCCCGAGGAAGACATCAAGTGGCCACCTGCTCTCCAGCCGTCGGTAGGGCTGGGCCCCCCTGCCCCAGATCCCAATCTCGTGGTCCCTCCCTGTGGAAATCCTGCTGGCTTCAGGCAGCTTCTTCCTGCCGACCTGGAGCCTGGACCTCTGGCCCCCAGCCTGGCCCCCACAGAACAACTCCTGCCTGACCTGCTGACCAGTCCGCACATGCTGCCTT TGACTGACTTAGAGATCAAGTTCCAGTACCGGGGGCGCCCGCCCCGTGCTCTCACCATCAGCAACCCTCAAGGCTGTAGGCTCTTCTACAGCCAGCTGGAGGCTACCCAGGAGCAGGTGGAGCTCTTCGGGCCCGTGAGCCTGGAGCAGGTGCGCTTCCCTAGTCCAGAGGAGATCCCCAGCGAGAAGCAGCGCTTCTATACAAACCAGCTGCTGGACGTCCTGGACCGTGGGCTCATCCTCCAGCTGCAGGGCCAGGACCTGTACGCCATCCGTCTGTGCCAGTGTAAGGTGTTCTGGAGTGGGCCCTGCGCCGTAACCAATGGCTCATGCCCCAACCCCATCCAGAGGGAAGTCAAGACCAAGCTCTTTAGCCTAGAGCAGTTTCTCAATG AACTCATCCTGTTCCAGAAGGGCCAGACCAACAGCCCGCCTCCTTTTGAGATCTTCTTTTGCTTTGGAGAGGAGTGGCCTGACCTCAAGCCCCGAGAGAAGAAGCTTATCACCGTGCAG GTGGTACCTGTCGCAGCCCGGTTGCTGCTGGAGATGTTCGCAGGGGAGCTTTCTTGGTCTGCAGACAGCATCCGCCTGCAGATCTCGAACCCGGATCTCAAGGACCACATGGTGCAGCAGTTCAAGGAGCTGCATCACATCTGGCAGTCCCAGCAGCGGCTGCAGCCCATGGCCCAGGTCCCTCCTGTGGCAGGCCTTGATGCTGGCCAGGGGCCCTGGCCCATGCACCCAGCTGGCATGCAGTAA